Proteins co-encoded in one Candidatus Kapaibacterium sp. genomic window:
- the lpxD gene encoding UDP-3-O-(3-hydroxymyristoyl)glucosamine N-acyltransferase, with translation MAQRGYTAAEIARYLGGTVEGDAEVQVYGLNRIEEARAGELSFVQNARYARLLPETQASCVLVPSALKATPRPGQAFIRVENPYRAFVTLMTLLHPEPEPPWGFRHPTALVDATATVAPTAVLGAYCVVGPGCVVEERVILHPFVVLYGDVVVGAESVLHAGVVCYPRTRIGKRCLIHAGVVLGADGFGFWENQDGRLEKIPHVGNVVLGDDVELGANTAVDRSLAGSTRIERGTKIDNLVHVAHNVRIGENTAIAAQAGISGSTRLGKRNRIGGQVGIVGHVQLGDDVIVEAQSGVSKSLPRPGRYFGSPAQEHYAALRQQAALRQLPEVLRELQYLRQRLEELMALCESLNQQRK, from the coding sequence ATGGCACAGCGCGGCTATACAGCGGCTGAGATTGCTCGCTATCTCGGTGGGACAGTCGAAGGTGACGCAGAAGTTCAGGTCTACGGCCTCAATCGGATTGAGGAGGCCCGTGCGGGTGAACTGAGCTTCGTCCAGAATGCACGTTACGCTCGGCTACTCCCCGAAACACAGGCCAGTTGTGTGTTGGTACCTTCTGCACTGAAAGCTACGCCTCGCCCGGGGCAGGCTTTCATTCGGGTGGAGAATCCCTATAGGGCCTTCGTCACCCTCATGACACTCCTACACCCAGAGCCGGAGCCGCCTTGGGGGTTCCGGCATCCAACAGCCTTGGTAGATGCAACGGCTACGGTTGCCCCGACGGCTGTTCTGGGGGCCTACTGCGTCGTTGGACCAGGCTGTGTTGTGGAGGAGCGGGTCATTCTCCATCCTTTCGTTGTCCTCTACGGCGACGTCGTAGTAGGTGCAGAGTCTGTGCTCCATGCGGGGGTTGTGTGCTATCCGCGGACGAGGATTGGCAAGCGTTGTCTCATCCACGCCGGAGTCGTCTTAGGAGCCGATGGCTTCGGGTTCTGGGAGAACCAGGATGGACGCTTGGAGAAGATTCCCCACGTCGGCAACGTGGTCCTTGGGGACGACGTTGAACTCGGGGCGAATACCGCCGTTGACCGTTCCCTCGCTGGTAGCACGCGGATTGAGAGGGGCACGAAGATTGACAATCTCGTGCATGTTGCCCACAACGTTAGGATTGGGGAGAATACTGCAATCGCGGCGCAAGCCGGCATCTCTGGGAGTACTCGGCTGGGCAAGCGTAACCGAATTGGTGGGCAGGTAGGCATCGTGGGGCATGTGCAGCTTGGGGACGATGTTATCGTTGAAGCGCAGTCGGGAGTCTCTAAGTCCTTGCCGAGGCCGGGGCGTTACTTCGGTAGCCCGGCACAGGAACATTACGCAGCCCTACGACAGCAAGCAGCCCTTCGGCAACTGCCAGAGGTCTTGCGGGAGCTGCAGTACTTACGGCAGCGCTTGGAGGAGCTGATGGCGCTCTGCGAGTCGTTGAACCAGCAGCGCAAGTAG
- a CDS encoding OmpH family outer membrane protein: MWKAWLWVLLCAGSPLWAQLKQIEQLLTGPGTARVGFINSEEIRKRYPEAQQAEQRLRSVADDWQRTLEEMARQIGQLEEEIRKHRLLWTEEERRQKEAELERLRRQREEFFRRCFAPGGRYDSAAAAIYQPVEAKIFAAVQEVAVAEGYDFVWDKSRQPLVFAHPKFDLTVKVLKRLGVDTKDLEAQQQQHVEQLERQREGSASKEERRRAPRRRPAPSEQAPPQPGDQLPEPPDQDRPIPR, translated from the coding sequence ATGTGGAAGGCGTGGTTGTGGGTGCTGTTGTGCGCCGGTTCACCGCTCTGGGCACAGTTGAAGCAGATTGAGCAACTCCTGACCGGTCCAGGGACAGCCCGAGTTGGCTTCATTAACTCGGAGGAAATTCGCAAGCGCTATCCCGAGGCACAGCAGGCTGAGCAGCGACTGCGGTCTGTGGCGGATGACTGGCAGCGGACGTTAGAGGAGATGGCCCGCCAGATTGGCCAGTTGGAGGAAGAGATTCGGAAGCATCGTCTGCTTTGGACGGAAGAGGAGCGCCGGCAGAAGGAGGCAGAACTGGAGCGGCTCCGCCGACAGCGGGAGGAGTTCTTCCGCCGTTGCTTTGCCCCTGGAGGCCGGTACGACTCGGCTGCCGCTGCAATCTATCAGCCAGTGGAGGCGAAAATCTTTGCTGCAGTCCAAGAGGTTGCGGTGGCGGAGGGGTACGACTTCGTATGGGACAAGAGCCGGCAGCCGCTGGTCTTCGCTCACCCGAAGTTTGATCTCACCGTGAAGGTGCTCAAGCGCTTAGGGGTCGATACCAAGGACTTGGAGGCGCAGCAACAACAGCATGTTGAGCAGTTGGAGCGACAGCGTGAGGGGAGTGCGTCCAAGGAGGAGCGACGACGTGCTCCCAGACGACGCCCAGCGCCGAGTGAGCAAGCCCCTCCGCAACCTGGGGACCAGCTCCCCGAACCCCCTGACCAGGACCGTCCGATACCCCGCTAA
- a CDS encoding OmpH family outer membrane protein, which produces MWFWVIGGCCLVTMAAIAQQSRTSQSSSAASPRVAVVDLETIVRQLPEAAQIDRQLMETGQRFRDTLTQLRTELERRLEEYRKREAILTAEAKSKEEEQLRQLQERYLQYQEEKFGVTGELAQLREQLLQPLRTRVQEAIRQVAREEGFQLIIDRSSPTVLFAEDRIDLTYRVLDRLKRGQQ; this is translated from the coding sequence ATGTGGTTCTGGGTGATTGGGGGATGTTGTCTTGTGACGATGGCAGCTATTGCACAGCAGTCTCGGACGTCGCAGTCATCGTCGGCTGCGAGCCCACGGGTAGCGGTTGTGGATTTGGAGACGATCGTGCGCCAACTACCCGAGGCTGCGCAGATCGATCGCCAGCTGATGGAGACTGGCCAGCGCTTCCGCGATACACTCACGCAGCTACGTACAGAGCTGGAGCGTCGGCTGGAGGAGTATCGTAAGCGTGAGGCCATTCTGACAGCGGAGGCGAAGTCGAAGGAAGAGGAACAGCTCCGGCAGCTCCAAGAGCGCTATCTGCAGTACCAGGAGGAGAAGTTCGGTGTCACCGGGGAGCTGGCTCAGTTGCGCGAACAACTCCTCCAGCCACTGCGGACGCGTGTCCAGGAAGCCATTCGCCAGGTTGCACGAGAGGAAGGCTTCCAGCTCATCATTGACCGGTCTAGCCCGACGGTCCTCTTCGCCGAAGACCGCATAGACCTGACGTATCGCGTGTTAGACCGCCTGAAGCGGGGACAGCAGTGA
- the bamA gene encoding outer membrane protein assembly factor BamA encodes MRWSAIVWLCGLSLVENPTPSIAQTAGSTVRILSVRVEGTRFADPQTVVLLSGLQPGDELQPGGEKIQRALRNLMQRGQFSHAEVLVERVTPAGVALLIRVEEFPRLSQIVIEGERRVSEQRIREALGRTPGDILSLEALRQIRAAIEQLYAKENVTLRVVELLREPTDTAGYARLRIRITEGPTPYVAAVRFGGNQALSADELLGAFEETRPKKWWQFWRSDRFDPKKYQEDKQRLLQLYRRHGFLDAELLRDSVATDTATGATTITVWVSEGRRYHLRNVVIVGNTVFPTEQLQQRLGIRPGELYDAERVEKNLRGNEDQTDVASLYLDNGYLSVEVQKEERRVAPDSVDLVVRIYERQRYRIRRVDIVGNTKTKDKVIRRELYTFPGDYFSRSAIIRSIRALGVLNYFNPEALRPDVRLVSDSEVDLLYRVEERSTDVLNASLGIAQGIGVTGSIGVAFNNFSVTEPLRGGAGQVLTFNWEAAAVGYQQQFTLGFTEPWLFDEPTTVGFNGYDTWYRLDYNLRQTGIALNVGRRFRFPDDYFRGDWQLVVQRNRQSGSQGLYRPGTTTEIALRQTLTRLSFNSLIFPSSGSRVSLTTKWAMGAVGIGTTDYLKLGFSAEFVAPLWGPMLAERLVLYLATEMGYLKGLWSDTTIPAVEFYRMGGSGLGGFNVTPLRGYPDQSIGPVGGGTVMARHTAELRFAATLNPMPIYFLVFAEAGNVWDSLRRADPFALKRSAGVGVRILLLPLGLLGFDYGYGFDPARPGQQRAGWNFHFQLGR; translated from the coding sequence ATGCGTTGGAGCGCGATCGTGTGGCTGTGCGGGCTTAGCCTCGTAGAGAACCCAACCCCGAGCATAGCTCAGACAGCCGGTTCGACTGTCCGGATCCTCTCCGTTCGCGTGGAGGGAACCCGCTTTGCGGACCCGCAGACAGTCGTCCTTCTCTCAGGGCTGCAACCTGGGGACGAGCTCCAGCCTGGTGGAGAGAAGATTCAGCGGGCACTGCGCAACCTAATGCAACGGGGGCAGTTTTCCCATGCTGAGGTCCTGGTGGAGCGGGTGACACCTGCAGGCGTTGCACTCCTCATCCGGGTGGAGGAGTTTCCGCGACTCAGTCAGATCGTGATCGAAGGCGAACGGCGGGTCTCCGAGCAACGGATTCGAGAGGCCCTCGGCCGTACGCCAGGGGATATTCTCTCGCTGGAAGCGCTTCGCCAAATCCGGGCGGCCATAGAGCAGCTCTACGCCAAGGAGAACGTCACCCTGCGGGTGGTAGAGCTGCTCCGCGAGCCAACCGATACTGCTGGCTATGCTCGGCTCCGTATCCGGATTACAGAGGGGCCGACCCCATACGTCGCTGCTGTTCGGTTTGGGGGGAACCAAGCGCTCTCTGCGGACGAGCTCTTGGGAGCCTTTGAGGAGACGAGGCCGAAGAAGTGGTGGCAGTTCTGGCGCTCCGATCGGTTTGACCCGAAGAAGTACCAGGAGGACAAGCAGCGGCTGTTGCAGCTATACCGTCGGCATGGTTTTCTGGACGCTGAGCTCCTCCGCGATAGCGTTGCTACTGACACCGCGACAGGAGCTACGACTATCACGGTGTGGGTGTCGGAAGGGCGCCGCTACCATCTCCGGAACGTCGTTATCGTGGGCAATACGGTCTTCCCAACTGAGCAGCTCCAGCAGCGTTTGGGTATCCGGCCGGGGGAGCTTTACGATGCTGAGCGGGTGGAGAAGAACTTGCGAGGGAACGAGGACCAGACCGATGTGGCTTCTCTGTACCTGGACAACGGGTACCTGAGCGTGGAGGTGCAGAAAGAAGAACGGCGCGTAGCTCCGGATTCTGTGGACCTTGTTGTGCGTATCTACGAGCGACAGCGTTACCGAATCCGCAGGGTAGATATCGTTGGCAACACGAAGACGAAGGACAAGGTCATCCGACGCGAGCTCTACACCTTCCCCGGAGACTACTTCAGCCGCTCTGCGATTATCCGGAGTATCCGGGCATTGGGAGTGCTGAACTACTTCAACCCGGAAGCGCTGCGTCCGGATGTTCGATTGGTGAGCGACTCTGAGGTGGACCTGCTGTACCGCGTAGAGGAGCGCTCTACGGATGTGCTCAATGCTTCTCTCGGTATCGCCCAGGGCATTGGGGTAACGGGCTCGATCGGAGTGGCGTTCAACAACTTCTCCGTCACAGAGCCGCTGCGAGGTGGGGCGGGACAGGTCCTGACCTTCAATTGGGAAGCGGCTGCCGTGGGGTATCAGCAGCAGTTCACGCTCGGCTTTACAGAGCCCTGGCTCTTCGACGAACCGACGACGGTCGGCTTCAACGGCTACGACACCTGGTACCGGCTGGACTACAACCTGCGGCAGACCGGTATAGCGCTCAATGTCGGGCGCCGCTTCCGGTTTCCCGACGACTACTTCCGTGGGGATTGGCAGCTCGTCGTCCAACGGAATCGCCAGTCGGGGAGTCAGGGATTGTATCGCCCAGGCACAACGACGGAGATTGCCCTTCGTCAGACCTTGACGCGGCTCAGCTTCAATAGCCTTATCTTCCCCTCCAGCGGCTCGCGTGTCAGCCTGACCACGAAATGGGCGATGGGAGCTGTCGGCATCGGGACGACGGATTACTTGAAGCTTGGCTTCTCTGCGGAGTTCGTGGCGCCTCTCTGGGGACCGATGCTTGCGGAGCGCCTGGTGCTGTACCTGGCTACTGAGATGGGCTACCTCAAGGGGCTGTGGTCGGATACCACCATCCCGGCTGTGGAGTTCTATCGCATGGGAGGGAGCGGACTTGGGGGGTTCAACGTTACCCCGCTACGTGGGTATCCAGACCAGAGCATTGGGCCAGTAGGCGGTGGTACCGTCATGGCCCGTCACACGGCAGAGTTACGCTTTGCGGCGACACTCAACCCAATGCCTATCTACTTCCTGGTCTTCGCTGAAGCCGGTAATGTCTGGGATAGCCTCCGTAGGGCGGACCCGTTTGCCTTGAAGCGTTCCGCAGGTGTTGGGGTCCGGATTCTACTCCTACCGCTGGGGCTGCTCGGGTTTGACTACGGCTATGGGTTCGACCCGGCACGTCCGGGGCAGCAGCGAGCTGGTTGGAACTTCCACTTCCAGTTGGGTCGGTAA
- a CDS encoding isoprenyl transferase, giving the protein MEGWGTEQPQSEVEQRLQELLRSSGRLPHHVAIIMDGNGRWAQERGLPRVEGHRQGIQSVREVVQVAVQLQIPYLTLYAFSMENWRRPRSEIQTLMQLLHYYLGREASELQRWNIRLRAIGKLNALPRRVQKVLFRVMEATAQNTGLTLTLALSYSGRWDIVRAVQMIAIDARRGKLSPEDITEELFASYLLTRDLPDPDLVIRTSGEMRLSNFLLWESAYAEIYVSNLYWPEFRRCDFYRALLDYTRRERRFGMTSSQIPQHCLAEDVWAELERLLHALERDRVAVRA; this is encoded by the coding sequence ATGGAAGGATGGGGGACTGAGCAACCACAATCAGAAGTGGAGCAACGCCTTCAGGAGCTGCTACGCAGTTCTGGGCGGCTACCACACCATGTTGCCATCATCATGGACGGCAACGGACGGTGGGCCCAAGAGCGTGGACTGCCGCGCGTAGAGGGGCATCGCCAGGGCATTCAGAGCGTGCGCGAGGTTGTGCAGGTTGCCGTGCAGCTCCAGATCCCGTATCTGACGCTCTACGCCTTCTCGATGGAGAACTGGCGGCGGCCTCGGTCGGAGATTCAAACGCTGATGCAGCTCCTGCACTACTACCTGGGACGGGAAGCTTCGGAGCTGCAGCGTTGGAACATCCGGCTCCGTGCTATCGGAAAGCTCAACGCCCTCCCGCGCCGAGTCCAAAAGGTGCTCTTCCGCGTTATGGAGGCAACGGCGCAGAACACCGGTCTGACGCTCACCTTAGCCCTCAGCTACAGTGGTCGATGGGATATCGTCCGTGCGGTCCAGATGATTGCCATCGACGCCCGCCGGGGGAAGCTCTCTCCAGAGGACATTACGGAGGAGCTGTTTGCGTCCTACTTGCTCACACGCGACCTTCCGGACCCTGACCTGGTCATCAGGACGAGCGGCGAGATGCGCCTGAGCAACTTCCTCCTGTGGGAGAGTGCGTATGCGGAGATTTACGTCAGCAACCTCTACTGGCCCGAGTTCCGGCGCTGCGACTTCTATCGGGCTCTGCTGGACTATACCCGGAGGGAGCGTCGTTTCGGCATGACGTCAAGCCAAATACCGCAGCATTGCCTTGCTGAAGATGTCTGGGCTGAGCTGGAGAGGCTCCTGCATGCGTTGGAGCGCGATCGTGTGGCTGTGCGGGCTTAG
- a CDS encoding glycosyltransferase family 2 protein, with translation MEKATPFISGFSFVRNAFRYGYPVLESLRSLLPICDEVVVAVGDSDDGTLEAIRGLGDPKLHIIETTWYPTEPGWRILAEQTQIALNACRGTWCIYLQADEVLHEQDYPLIWQSLEQAVADERVEAFVLRYYHFYGSYDYIGTGRQWYRREIRIVRNSGNVISWGDAQGFRKRLPDGRTQLLRARELPVYVYHYGWVRPPKVMLQKLRSFHQLWHDEEWIQQHLPHGEAFDYRSAYRVQRFTGTHPAVMHERIERDREWTQFFDPRRLAKAPLRVRLSDWLEALTGWRIGEYRNFRLLR, from the coding sequence ATGGAGAAGGCTACGCCCTTCATCAGCGGCTTCTCGTTTGTGCGGAACGCCTTTCGGTACGGCTACCCAGTGCTGGAGTCCCTCCGCTCGTTACTGCCGATCTGCGACGAAGTTGTAGTCGCCGTTGGAGACTCAGACGACGGTACTCTGGAAGCCATCCGCGGCCTTGGTGATCCCAAGCTCCACATCATCGAGACGACGTGGTACCCTACGGAGCCAGGTTGGCGTATCCTGGCTGAGCAGACGCAGATTGCCCTCAATGCTTGCCGTGGCACGTGGTGCATCTACCTACAGGCCGACGAAGTGCTCCACGAGCAGGATTACCCGCTCATTTGGCAGAGCCTCGAACAGGCAGTCGCTGACGAACGCGTAGAGGCCTTTGTCTTGCGCTACTACCACTTCTACGGCAGCTACGACTACATCGGCACCGGTCGCCAGTGGTACCGACGGGAAATCCGGATCGTACGGAACAGCGGTAACGTCATCTCCTGGGGTGATGCCCAGGGCTTTCGGAAACGCCTCCCCGACGGCAGAACGCAGCTCCTGCGGGCCCGAGAGCTACCTGTGTACGTCTACCACTACGGTTGGGTACGGCCACCGAAGGTGATGCTCCAGAAGCTGCGCTCCTTCCATCAGCTCTGGCATGACGAGGAGTGGATCCAGCAGCATCTCCCTCACGGAGAGGCATTCGACTACCGCTCTGCTTACCGAGTCCAACGCTTTACAGGAACCCATCCGGCGGTGATGCACGAGCGGATCGAGCGAGACCGGGAGTGGACGCAATTCTTCGACCCTCGCCGGCTGGCAAAGGCTCCGCTTCGAGTCCGGCTCAGTGACTGGCTTGAGGCGCTGACGGGATGGCGGATTGGGGAGTACCGGAACTTCCGCCTCCTCCGTTAG
- a CDS encoding 4-hydroxy-3-methylbut-2-enyl diphosphate reductase, with translation MEVRIDPHAGFCWGVVRTIQIAEEALREGQPVYVLGEVIHNPREVERLERLGLRTITHDRLPDAAEEGARVLIRAHGEPPSVYRRAWELGVELIDATCPIVAKLQERVRKFHLQGYQIVIFGKAEHPEMLGVRGVCEDDCIIVRSVEEALERVDFRRPTVLFSQTTMDKRAFRELADALRQRIQELIVEDPEEVSGEFHVKHTICGQVSGREQHLRAFAASCDVVIFVAGRNSSNGRVLYEVCRSANPRTYFIESTDELQPEWFQGVNVVGITGATSTPQWYMQAVAAYIRRRFAANGGGGSSGTPQSAIPSAPQASH, from the coding sequence ATGGAAGTCCGCATAGATCCCCATGCCGGCTTCTGCTGGGGCGTGGTTCGAACAATCCAGATTGCAGAGGAGGCGCTCCGAGAGGGCCAGCCTGTCTACGTCTTGGGGGAGGTCATCCACAATCCCCGAGAGGTGGAGCGTCTGGAGCGACTAGGCTTGCGAACGATTACCCATGACCGCCTCCCCGATGCCGCAGAGGAGGGTGCTCGCGTGCTCATCCGTGCCCACGGGGAGCCGCCGAGCGTATACCGCCGGGCGTGGGAGCTTGGGGTGGAGCTGATTGACGCAACATGCCCGATTGTGGCCAAACTGCAGGAGCGAGTCCGCAAATTCCATCTCCAGGGCTACCAGATCGTCATCTTCGGTAAGGCCGAGCACCCAGAGATGTTGGGTGTTCGCGGGGTATGTGAGGATGACTGCATCATCGTGCGGAGTGTGGAAGAAGCCCTAGAGCGCGTAGACTTTCGCCGCCCGACAGTGCTCTTCTCCCAGACCACGATGGACAAGAGGGCCTTTCGGGAGCTGGCCGATGCGCTTCGGCAGCGCATCCAAGAGCTTATCGTCGAGGATCCAGAGGAGGTCAGCGGGGAGTTCCACGTCAAGCATACCATCTGCGGGCAAGTCTCTGGACGTGAACAGCACTTGCGTGCCTTTGCTGCTTCCTGCGATGTGGTCATCTTCGTCGCTGGACGCAACTCCTCCAACGGACGAGTGCTCTACGAAGTCTGCCGCTCGGCCAATCCGCGGACGTACTTCATTGAGTCCACCGACGAGCTGCAACCCGAGTGGTTCCAAGGGGTGAATGTGGTAGGAATTACGGGTGCGACAAGTACTCCGCAGTGGTACATGCAGGCGGTAGCTGCCTATATCCGGCGGCGGTTTGCTGCTAACGGAGGAGGCGGAAGTTCCGGTACTCCCCAATCCGCCATCCCGTCAGCGCCTCAAGCCAGTCACTGA
- the cmk gene encoding (d)CMP kinase, with protein sequence MSCARKLIIAIDGPAGAGKSTTARRVAELLGYSYIDTGAMYRAVTLAALRSGIPLTEESLQSLLPRVQIELRPSERGQRTLLNGEDVTEQLRLPEVTRWVSLVSSFPSVRRFLVGLQRRLGEGGGVVMDGRDIGTVVFPNADVKVYLTASLDVRARRRLQELQAQGIAATESEVAEELARRDALDSQRQDSPLMQAADAVVIDTSELTIEEQTERVLELVRQKLCNKAD encoded by the coding sequence ATGAGTTGTGCGCGCAAGTTGATCATCGCAATTGACGGACCTGCGGGGGCAGGCAAGAGCACCACTGCCCGCCGAGTGGCGGAGCTCCTGGGGTACAGTTACATCGATACCGGCGCAATGTACCGTGCGGTCACCCTCGCCGCTCTACGGTCTGGAATCCCCTTGACGGAAGAATCGCTCCAAAGCCTGCTCCCTCGAGTGCAGATTGAGCTTCGCCCATCGGAGCGAGGGCAGCGTACCTTGCTCAACGGGGAGGATGTCACAGAGCAGCTCCGCTTGCCAGAAGTCACGCGCTGGGTGAGTCTTGTGAGCTCTTTCCCATCCGTTCGGCGCTTCCTCGTAGGGCTCCAGCGCCGATTGGGGGAGGGCGGAGGGGTGGTCATGGACGGGCGCGATATTGGGACTGTGGTCTTCCCGAATGCGGACGTCAAGGTATACCTGACGGCTTCTCTGGACGTCCGGGCGCGCCGCCGTCTCCAAGAGCTTCAGGCACAGGGGATTGCAGCAACAGAGAGCGAGGTTGCTGAAGAGTTGGCTCGCCGCGATGCGCTGGACTCCCAGCGGCAGGATAGTCCCTTGATGCAGGCCGCCGATGCCGTCGTCATCGACACGAGCGAGTTGACGATTGAGGAGCAGACCGAGCGGGTCTTGGAGCTGGTCCGCCAGAAGCTGTGCAATAAGGCTGACTGA
- a CDS encoding HAD hydrolase-like protein — protein sequence MWLVLFDIDGTLLRARGEPVRRALQEALQVTLKHAVPIELLGDLAGKTDTLIFAEVARQFGAEEHAVQRSMTAFVRVYEQAYRRYVHPRDIRPLPGAEEVLASLEALPGIASGLLTGNLRSVALWKLRTVGLSRYFLVGAFGSDHWERTLLVPIAWQRARMMGLPIEPSRTIVVGDSVRDVACARAWGIPCIAVATGSTSAACLQAAGARVVLPELSVEAFWSALHELCAQVDHRN from the coding sequence ATGTGGCTTGTGCTCTTCGACATTGACGGGACTTTACTGCGGGCGCGAGGAGAGCCTGTCCGTAGGGCACTGCAGGAGGCCTTACAGGTGACACTGAAGCATGCGGTGCCGATAGAGCTCTTGGGCGACCTTGCCGGCAAAACCGATACGCTCATCTTTGCCGAAGTTGCCCGTCAATTTGGGGCGGAAGAGCATGCAGTGCAACGCTCAATGACAGCATTCGTGCGGGTCTATGAGCAAGCCTATCGGCGCTATGTACATCCACGGGATATCCGGCCCTTACCTGGCGCGGAGGAAGTGCTAGCAAGCTTGGAAGCCCTTCCTGGGATAGCTTCGGGGCTTCTTACAGGCAATCTCCGCTCGGTTGCTCTCTGGAAGCTTCGTACCGTTGGGCTGAGCCGATACTTTCTCGTCGGAGCCTTTGGGTCGGATCACTGGGAGCGGACTCTGTTGGTACCGATTGCTTGGCAGCGGGCTCGGATGATGGGGTTACCGATCGAGCCTTCCAGGACTATTGTCGTGGGCGACTCTGTGCGGGATGTTGCGTGTGCCCGGGCTTGGGGGATCCCCTGTATCGCCGTTGCAACGGGTTCGACTAGCGCGGCATGCCTCCAGGCAGCGGGTGCACGGGTCGTCCTGCCGGAGCTTTCCGTAGAAGCCTTTTGGAGTGCCCTCCATGAGTTGTGCGCGCAAGTTGATCATCGCAATTGA
- the ychF gene encoding redox-regulated ATPase YchF, protein MSWSCGIVGLPNVGKSLLFNLVTGGSAAVANYPFCTIEPHVGVVPIPDERLQFLASLYHPEVVTPATLQVVDIAGLVRGAAEGEGLGNQFLAHIRDVDLLWHVVRCFDSPQVAHIYGEVNPRRDVEIVEVELLLKDAETLERRWQALQKRLRGTPDEHERREAELVEALRQHVAAGRAVREFPKPEGSHPLFRSWRLLTDKPMLYVANVDDSPQAPQWVEELRQVAQSRRAPVVPVAVAWEAELLSLPEEERAEFLQALGQEELGVVQLLRESMRLLGLVTFFTVVGGREVRAWLVPAGTTAPEAAGHVHTDFERGFIAVEVMTVDDLRCYGSEEAVRRTGRYRREGRSYQVNDGDILCFRSAL, encoded by the coding sequence GTGAGCTGGAGCTGCGGAATTGTCGGACTCCCGAACGTTGGCAAGTCGCTGCTCTTCAACCTGGTGACAGGCGGCAGCGCTGCCGTCGCTAACTACCCGTTCTGTACGATTGAGCCCCATGTCGGTGTCGTTCCCATCCCTGATGAGCGGTTGCAGTTCCTGGCATCGCTCTACCATCCGGAGGTGGTCACGCCGGCGACGCTGCAAGTTGTGGATATCGCTGGGTTGGTTCGTGGCGCTGCTGAGGGCGAAGGGCTGGGGAACCAGTTCCTGGCACATATCCGCGACGTGGACCTGCTATGGCATGTCGTGCGGTGCTTCGACAGCCCCCAGGTGGCGCACATCTACGGAGAGGTCAATCCGCGGCGGGATGTGGAGATCGTGGAGGTCGAGCTGCTCCTGAAAGATGCGGAAACTCTGGAGCGGCGCTGGCAGGCGCTCCAGAAGAGGCTGCGGGGGACCCCCGACGAGCATGAGCGGCGGGAGGCGGAGCTTGTGGAAGCACTGCGACAGCATGTAGCTGCGGGACGTGCGGTGAGGGAGTTCCCGAAGCCTGAGGGCAGTCATCCCTTGTTCCGCAGCTGGCGGTTGCTGACAGACAAGCCCATGCTGTACGTTGCCAACGTGGATGACTCCCCTCAAGCGCCACAGTGGGTGGAGGAGCTGCGGCAAGTAGCCCAAAGTCGCCGCGCTCCAGTAGTGCCGGTTGCCGTTGCCTGGGAGGCAGAGTTGCTGAGCCTGCCAGAGGAGGAGCGGGCAGAGTTCCTGCAGGCTCTGGGTCAGGAGGAGTTAGGGGTCGTTCAGCTGCTGCGCGAGAGCATGCGGCTGTTGGGGTTGGTCACCTTCTTTACCGTCGTTGGGGGAAGGGAGGTGCGTGCGTGGTTGGTTCCTGCCGGTACGACGGCACCGGAAGCGGCTGGGCACGTCCATACGGACTTCGAACGTGGGTTCATAGCGGTGGAGGTGATGACGGTGGATGACCTCCGCTGCTATGGTTCCGAGGAAGCCGTGCGCCGAACAGGGCGCTACCGGCGTGAGGGGCGGAGCTATCAGGTCAACGATGGCGATATCTTGTGCTTCCGGTCGGCTTTGTAG